A genomic segment from Deltaproteobacteria bacterium encodes:
- the folK gene encoding 2-amino-4-hydroxy-6-hydroxymethyldihydropteridine diphosphokinase, translating to MSENRIFIALGGNIGDVLDAFRCAITQLASQEVVLKQCSRAYQTKALLADNSSGELPAYWNCVIEVETSLKPVPLLSAIQSVENSLGRVRHKRWESRTIDLDIILYGNQSVNSDTLTIPHCEMHRRAFVLDPLVDIASDFMVPGFGKTVGQLAAELVRAPDETFEVRENWL from the coding sequence ATGTCTGAGAATCGAATCTTTATTGCTCTTGGTGGAAACATTGGGGACGTCCTCGATGCCTTTCGTTGTGCAATCACCCAATTGGCTTCGCAAGAAGTCGTCCTGAAACAATGCTCGAGAGCTTATCAAACAAAAGCTTTGCTGGCTGATAACAGCAGTGGTGAGTTACCTGCGTACTGGAATTGCGTGATTGAAGTTGAAACTTCACTGAAGCCGGTGCCACTCTTAAGTGCAATTCAATCGGTTGAGAATTCCTTGGGCCGGGTTCGTCACAAACGCTGGGAATCAAGAACCATCGATCTTGATATCATTCTTTACGGCAACCAAAGCGTCAACAGCGACACTCTCACAATTCCTCATTGTGAAATGCATCGTCGAGCCTTCGTCTTAGATCCTCTGGTCGATATCGCTTCAGACTTCATGGTGCCGGGGTTTGGCAAGACGGTAGGTCAGCTCGCAGCTGAATTGGTGCGAGCGCCTGATGAAACTTTTGAGGTAAGGGAAAATTGGCTCTGA
- a CDS encoding 4-hydroxy-tetrahydrodipicolinate reductase: protein MMKRRDNPIRVCIVGGLGRMGKLVIDAVNANREMTVHSVLSDQVGMPINDFIVTEDPHKALHNVEVVIDFSAPSGCASTLPICVEKRIPYLLASTGLSAAEQGIVDSASASVAMIQTSNCSLGVTVLMELVELASKRLADFDAEIFEIHHKHKRDAPSGTARSLGEAVAAGRGELQEVVGRSGMSEPRAKDELGYAAMRGGDVSGDHTVFFFGDNERIELTHRSTSATIFSAGAVRAAHWLVGKAPGKYGMRDVLMGDV, encoded by the coding sequence ATGATGAAAAGACGAGATAATCCTATTCGAGTGTGTATCGTTGGTGGCCTGGGTCGTATGGGTAAGCTGGTCATCGATGCCGTTAACGCGAACCGTGAAATGACCGTGCACAGTGTACTCAGCGATCAGGTAGGTATGCCTATCAATGATTTCATCGTCACCGAGGACCCTCATAAAGCTCTTCACAATGTAGAGGTCGTCATTGATTTCTCGGCACCTTCAGGTTGTGCCTCAACACTGCCGATTTGTGTTGAGAAAAGAATTCCTTATCTACTGGCATCTACAGGGTTGTCTGCGGCAGAGCAGGGTATTGTGGACAGTGCATCAGCGAGTGTAGCCATGATACAGACCTCAAACTGCAGTCTGGGTGTCACGGTTTTGATGGAGCTTGTAGAGCTTGCTTCCAAGCGTTTAGCCGACTTCGATGCTGAGATTTTTGAGATTCATCACAAGCATAAGCGCGATGCACCCAGTGGAACCGCACGCTCCCTTGGTGAGGCTGTTGCAGCTGGCCGCGGGGAATTGCAAGAAGTGGTGGGGCGCTCGGGTATGTCGGAGCCTCGAGCCAAAGACGAGCTTGGTTACGCGGCGATGCGCGGCGGCGACGTAAGCGGTGACCACACGGTATTCTTTTTTGGAGACAACGAGCGAATTGAACTCACACATCGTTCTACCTCCGCTACTATTTTCTCAGCAGGCGCAGTGCGAGCAGCGCATTGGTTAGTTGGTAAGGCTCCGGGTAAATACGGGATGCGCGACGTTTTGATGGGCGATGTCTGA
- a CDS encoding aminotransferase class III-fold pyridoxal phosphate-dependent enzyme has product MAVQLDGPSAHAIECKIPGTNIEICLDLPRSRGAWFCESKTGDDYLDLTGLFGERALGFNHRGLVERHKAPTSSLEPSSSEMLSQLSQRMLQSAMTDGFTGLRLFDSGDTALAYALGLASKWRGKNAQIIHFSGNRNAAQHPAMLEEGLACPSLPSAYDAETQELNVEEAEALRSLEQAIRDADSCVAALIVESVQSSRGDHYLRPEFFQALRRLCDSTQALLIVDEVDSGFGRSGCWWDCQHLGAKPDMIIFGGIAELGGVLLAQELLELLPDSESVPDQMQWSRCNAILDAMENEQLMGHAGLMGRYLDTILTELAIKFPAVSNARSRGLRGAFDLPSAGERDALIRACLEEYLILLPSGVRSVSLRPTLDVRPDAIGRGIAQLEAALIRVYG; this is encoded by the coding sequence ATGGCTGTTCAGTTAGATGGTCCTTCGGCCCATGCCATTGAATGTAAAATTCCAGGCACCAACATTGAGATTTGTCTCGATCTGCCCCGCAGTAGGGGAGCGTGGTTTTGCGAGAGTAAAACTGGCGACGATTATCTCGATCTCACCGGGCTTTTTGGAGAGCGAGCATTAGGTTTTAATCACCGTGGACTCGTTGAACGTCACAAAGCACCGACCTCATCCCTTGAGCCATCCAGCAGTGAGATGCTTAGCCAACTGAGTCAGCGGATGCTTCAGAGTGCCATGACCGACGGGTTTACCGGGTTAAGGCTTTTTGACTCAGGTGATACCGCCTTAGCCTATGCATTGGGGCTGGCATCGAAGTGGCGAGGAAAAAACGCTCAAATTATCCATTTCTCTGGAAACCGTAATGCAGCTCAGCACCCTGCGATGCTTGAAGAAGGTTTGGCTTGTCCGTCGCTTCCCTCTGCTTATGATGCTGAGACTCAAGAACTCAATGTAGAGGAAGCTGAAGCTTTGCGCTCACTGGAGCAAGCCATTCGCGACGCGGATTCATGTGTTGCCGCTTTGATTGTGGAGTCTGTGCAGAGCTCCAGAGGCGACCATTACCTACGACCCGAATTCTTCCAGGCGCTTCGACGGCTTTGCGATAGCACTCAGGCGCTTTTGATTGTTGATGAAGTCGACTCCGGTTTTGGCCGCAGTGGATGTTGGTGGGACTGCCAGCACTTAGGGGCAAAGCCCGATATGATTATCTTTGGTGGGATTGCTGAGCTTGGCGGGGTCTTGCTGGCACAGGAGCTGCTGGAATTACTTCCTGATTCAGAGAGTGTTCCGGATCAGATGCAGTGGAGCCGCTGTAATGCGATTCTGGATGCGATGGAGAATGAGCAGTTGATGGGCCACGCTGGTTTGATGGGGCGTTATCTCGACACCATTCTTACGGAGCTAGCCATTAAGTTTCCGGCAGTGAGCAACGCTCGTTCTCGAGGGCTGCGCGGCGCTTTCGATCTACCAAGTGCTGGGGAACGTGATGCTCTTATTCGCGCATGCCTAGAAGAATATTTAATCTTATTGCCAAGTGGAGTAAGGTCAGTATCATTACGACCAACGCTGGATGTACGGCCAGACGCTATCGGCCGAGGTATCGCACAATTAGAAGCAGCCCTAATACGGGTGTATGGATAA
- a CDS encoding MFS transporter translates to MVASPSARKFVVFLTVCVDFIGFGLILPLLTRYAEDFGAGGVQIGILFLSYSLMQMLVSPWWGRLSDKWGRKPVLMISIGGNAVSLALAAMAGSYAWLLVARVLSGILTSNVAVAAAYIADMTDGEERSVGMGMLGAARGIGFVLGPIIGGELSVLGIAAPFWGAALLATVNFLAAVIVLPETAPKQDSRIRTGFWASLKVMRRNPLFEKILTIAFVQVVAFSMLEMAYVLFIERRFELNPTQTTLYAGRVFTFIGVVLALVQGLLLRRLVMIFSEATLLKAGISMVLAAMVLIPVTPVGVWPFFLFATALAGGGQALVAPTLLSLVSRLAQDSAQGATMGAYQSVQSLARVVGPLCAGILFDLSGENLPYQVAAGLTALALWRAYRTFASGSEPRFSAL, encoded by the coding sequence GTGGTAGCTTCTCCGAGTGCTCGCAAGTTCGTTGTTTTCCTCACCGTATGTGTCGATTTTATAGGCTTTGGACTTATCCTGCCCTTACTCACTCGCTACGCCGAAGACTTCGGTGCAGGCGGTGTGCAAATTGGGATTTTATTTCTCTCGTATTCCCTGATGCAGATGCTGGTCTCACCATGGTGGGGAAGACTCTCTGATAAATGGGGGCGTAAACCCGTTTTAATGATTTCAATCGGCGGTAATGCGGTCTCTTTGGCCCTTGCTGCTATGGCTGGAAGTTACGCTTGGCTTTTGGTGGCTCGAGTGCTCTCGGGAATCCTCACTTCTAATGTTGCAGTGGCTGCGGCTTATATAGCCGACATGACAGATGGCGAGGAACGCTCTGTTGGCATGGGGATGCTTGGAGCGGCTCGCGGTATCGGTTTTGTGTTGGGGCCTATTATTGGCGGTGAACTTAGTGTGCTTGGAATAGCTGCTCCGTTTTGGGGCGCGGCTTTACTGGCAACGGTCAACTTTCTGGCCGCCGTTATCGTGTTACCGGAGACCGCTCCAAAGCAGGACTCCCGGATACGAACCGGTTTCTGGGCGAGTCTGAAGGTCATGCGCCGCAATCCACTTTTTGAAAAAATTCTGACCATCGCATTTGTGCAAGTGGTCGCATTTTCCATGCTTGAGATGGCTTACGTTTTATTTATCGAGCGGCGTTTTGAACTTAATCCAACCCAGACGACGCTCTATGCCGGCCGCGTGTTTACGTTCATTGGTGTTGTATTGGCCTTGGTTCAAGGGCTGTTATTACGTCGTCTGGTGATGATTTTTTCAGAAGCGACGCTTCTCAAGGCCGGGATTTCGATGGTGCTGGCAGCGATGGTTTTGATTCCGGTCACGCCCGTTGGAGTTTGGCCTTTCTTTCTTTTCGCGACCGCACTTGCCGGAGGTGGCCAGGCCTTGGTAGCGCCAACACTGTTGAGTTTGGTTTCTCGCTTGGCTCAAGACTCAGCTCAAGGGGCAACCATGGGAGCTTATCAGTCCGTGCAATCGCTGGCCCGAGTTGTAGGGCCTCTATGCGCCGGTATTCTCTTTGATTTATCAGGAGAAAATCTTCCTTACCAAGTTGCTGCTGGTCTGACGGCTCTGGCTCTATGGCGCGCTTACCGCACGTTTGCGTCAGGCTCTGAGCCTCGTTTTAGCGCCTTGTGA
- a CDS encoding radical SAM protein, protein MPVSMEKRLRPLQDLKVDKLMIHEIYASIQGESTFAGLPCTFIRTTACNLRCTWCDTAHAFGKGNVMEIDAVFNQVSEMGPRLVEVTGGEPLLQPAVLPLMTKFLDAGFQVLLETSGSLDIGQVDSRVVKIVDFKAPGSGEVGANDWSNVEKLAPHDEVKFVLQSREDYEWARNAIQEHRLAGRCELLMGTVFEKLRPETLVEWIVEDNLAVRMQLQMHKYIWDPRQRGV, encoded by the coding sequence ATGCCCGTGAGTATGGAAAAACGGCTTAGGCCCTTACAAGACCTCAAGGTCGACAAACTCATGATTCATGAGATTTACGCGTCGATCCAAGGTGAATCCACTTTCGCAGGGTTACCATGCACTTTTATTCGGACCACGGCCTGCAACTTGCGTTGTACCTGGTGCGATACGGCCCATGCCTTCGGTAAGGGCAACGTTATGGAAATCGATGCAGTCTTTAACCAGGTGTCCGAAATGGGACCGCGCTTGGTGGAGGTCACCGGTGGAGAGCCTCTTTTACAACCGGCAGTCTTACCGCTGATGACGAAGTTTTTAGATGCAGGCTTTCAAGTGCTTCTGGAAACGAGTGGTTCGTTGGATATTGGTCAGGTTGATTCTCGGGTAGTAAAGATTGTTGATTTCAAGGCACCAGGAAGTGGTGAGGTTGGAGCCAATGATTGGAGCAATGTGGAAAAGTTAGCGCCTCACGATGAGGTGAAGTTTGTGCTCCAGAGCCGAGAAGATTATGAATGGGCCCGCAATGCGATTCAAGAGCATCGCTTGGCGGGACGATGTGAGCTTCTCATGGGTACCGTTTTTGAGAAGCTTAGACCTGAAACGCTGGTGGAATGGATTGTCGAAGACAACCTAGCGGTGCGTATGCAGCTGCAAATGCATAAGTATATTTGGGACCCACGCCAGCGGGGTGTCTAG
- a CDS encoding deoxynucleoside kinase: protein MKNKRFIALAGNIGCGKTTAAKLISRHFGFELFDEPVIDNRFLVPYYADMARWSFTLQLEFLIKRITHHELIDTVAKSCIQDRTLIEDPEIFAKYLHGLGHMTDDELELYFEYFERLNRGVRQPDKVICFQCKDVSILLDRIKTRGRQEEQSIKSGFLEGLNGYYTAFPSSVRTKHKIDVMTWDVSKWNIHDPVQADAFLKECEGFFEA from the coding sequence ATGAAAAATAAACGATTTATAGCACTTGCCGGCAACATTGGTTGCGGTAAGACCACAGCCGCCAAGCTCATCAGCCGTCATTTTGGATTCGAACTCTTTGACGAGCCAGTCATCGATAACCGGTTTTTAGTGCCATATTATGCAGATATGGCCCGGTGGTCGTTTACTCTGCAGCTCGAGTTCCTAATCAAAAGAATCACTCACCACGAGCTGATTGATACTGTGGCAAAAAGCTGTATCCAAGATCGTACCCTCATTGAGGACCCTGAAATCTTCGCCAAATACCTCCACGGCTTGGGTCACATGACCGACGACGAATTGGAGCTTTACTTTGAATACTTTGAACGACTCAACCGCGGCGTGAGACAACCCGATAAAGTCATTTGTTTTCAATGCAAAGACGTCAGCATTCTTCTCGACCGAATTAAAACGCGTGGTCGCCAAGAGGAACAAAGTATCAAGTCTGGATTCCTCGAAGGCCTCAACGGCTATTACACAGCGTTTCCAAGCAGCGTTCGAACAAAGCATAAAATCGACGTCATGACTTGGGATGTAAGTAAGTGGAATATCCACGACCCCGTACAAGCCGATGCTTTCCTCAAGGAATGTGAAGGTTTCTTCGAAGCCTAA
- the mutY gene encoding A/G-specific adenine glycosylase: MAFYQANKRDLPWRHTSDPYSIWVSEIMLQQTQVKTVLPRYHQFLDEFPSVEDLAAASEESVCEAWAGLGYYRRARNLRRGACYVMENLGGVIPSTASELEAIPGIGRYTAGAIASIAFGEEAPLVDGNVVRFLARYFVLPGDKEDKTLKKTLWATTTEMVKGKQPGDFNQALMEQGATVCKPVAPRCGECCVQRDCGAYEEGAPEAYPAPRPSAKRKSLFIAFAWHENKSGLWLEQRGLDGLWSGLWELPSGQGDTMEEAMADLANKVSVDTSEPLMTVRHILTHRNVEAVIYSLGKLPRSRASSGKRYRLPLEAPLSGLARKAILATQTVL; the protein is encoded by the coding sequence TTGGCTTTTTACCAAGCGAACAAGCGTGATCTGCCTTGGCGGCACACATCTGACCCTTATTCGATCTGGGTCAGCGAAATAATGCTTCAACAAACTCAGGTTAAAACGGTTTTGCCGCGCTACCATCAGTTTTTGGATGAGTTTCCAAGTGTTGAAGATTTAGCGGCAGCTTCCGAGGAATCGGTTTGTGAAGCCTGGGCCGGCCTCGGTTATTATCGGCGGGCTCGAAATCTTCGCCGTGGGGCCTGCTATGTGATGGAGAATCTCGGTGGAGTTATCCCGTCTACGGCAAGTGAGCTTGAAGCGATTCCGGGCATAGGTCGGTACACAGCTGGAGCAATCGCCTCCATTGCATTTGGAGAAGAGGCGCCACTGGTGGACGGGAACGTGGTTCGCTTTCTCGCCCGCTACTTTGTTTTACCAGGTGACAAGGAAGATAAAACGCTCAAGAAAACGCTTTGGGCAACCACCACGGAGATGGTGAAGGGTAAGCAACCTGGGGATTTTAACCAAGCGTTGATGGAGCAGGGTGCAACGGTTTGCAAGCCTGTGGCTCCCCGGTGCGGTGAGTGTTGTGTGCAGCGAGATTGTGGAGCGTATGAAGAGGGGGCGCCGGAGGCGTACCCAGCACCTCGGCCAAGTGCTAAAAGAAAATCACTCTTTATAGCCTTTGCCTGGCATGAAAATAAAAGTGGCCTTTGGCTTGAGCAGCGAGGGCTCGATGGTCTTTGGTCTGGTCTTTGGGAGTTGCCAAGCGGCCAAGGTGATACGATGGAAGAAGCAATGGCTGACTTAGCTAATAAGGTCTCCGTGGATACTTCTGAACCATTGATGACCGTTCGACATATTTTGACGCATCGAAATGTTGAGGCCGTGATTTATTCACTTGGCAAATTGCCTCGCTCTCGAGCTTCGTCAGGTAAACGTTACCGCTTACCGTTAGAAGCACCCCTTAGCGGGCTGGCCCGTAAAGCGATTTTGGCGACGCAAACCGTACTTTAG
- a CDS encoding ATP-binding cassette domain-containing protein translates to MISVEQLCLGSTAAPALSDISFELQPGERCGLIGPPESGKSVLLKVVAGLIEPTAGSIRSHGETLNYADESGLSDWQRNVGMAFQNDALFDSMSVFENVAFPLRRRAVDETEIQERVLKRLDDVGLKDASKKFPGDISGGMRKRVGIARATIAEPKIGLFDEPTAGLDPLTSELTLELIVKQSSRLKAPTLIVSNDLAVLFPVCERVIMLHEGCVVFDGTVEAISVSEVPVVKQFLQGADSGPL, encoded by the coding sequence ATGATCAGTGTAGAGCAACTTTGCTTAGGTTCCACCGCTGCGCCGGCGTTATCGGATATTTCATTCGAATTACAACCGGGCGAACGGTGCGGTCTCATAGGCCCCCCGGAGTCTGGAAAGTCGGTTTTGTTAAAGGTCGTTGCTGGTTTGATTGAACCAACGGCAGGTTCAATTCGCTCCCATGGTGAAACGCTAAACTATGCCGATGAAAGCGGCCTTTCAGATTGGCAGCGCAACGTCGGGATGGCTTTTCAAAACGATGCTCTTTTTGATTCGATGTCTGTTTTTGAGAATGTAGCGTTTCCGCTGAGAAGGCGTGCCGTTGACGAGACTGAAATCCAAGAGCGAGTTTTAAAGCGTCTGGATGATGTGGGGCTCAAAGATGCATCCAAAAAATTCCCTGGAGATATCTCCGGTGGGATGCGTAAGAGAGTTGGAATTGCACGGGCTACCATTGCCGAACCGAAGATAGGTTTATTTGACGAACCAACCGCTGGTCTTGACCCGCTCACTTCAGAACTAACTTTAGAGCTGATTGTAAAGCAATCAAGTCGGCTTAAGGCACCCACTTTAATCGTTAGTAACGACTTAGCCGTTTTATTCCCGGTTTGCGAACGGGTGATTATGCTGCATGAGGGCTGTGTTGTATTTGATGGGACGGTGGAGGCTATTTCGGTAAGTGAGGTGCCGGTGGTGAAGCAGTTTCTTCAAGGCGCCGACAGCGGGCCTCTTTAA
- a CDS encoding tetratricopeptide repeat protein — protein MRPIVTALSVLILLQASCAPALVSKYSKEFPIIDEHLRNGDTASARHSLDKIYQNGTSTERAQAGLMRCELVALESGTDSPAARLCYEQYAKELESNLQSPVRADLYALALYRFYAEQPLERRLLGFMRLSLECPGTPAGLKAINYLKGYWSSLPAGERMKAWQGWDQRTYQEKVARCSPDNNSTQVVAIVALERAKAYLELDKPQEALRVFESVWPALDQSVWWDDVAIVRADAYRLAGNPEKSLSVLELFILRRESSFFIGSYESIFFDEAMMMRGKILSSMGKRPEARQAYLDLITKAPESRLCDDAAYLSALLAEGTRQIKELEIFLKKYPESRWVRQAQSVIKR, from the coding sequence TTGAGGCCCATCGTCACTGCACTCAGCGTGTTGATTTTACTTCAGGCGTCATGCGCCCCCGCTCTTGTTTCGAAGTATTCCAAAGAATTTCCAATCATCGATGAGCATCTCCGTAATGGAGACACTGCATCCGCACGTCATAGCCTCGATAAGATCTATCAAAATGGTACATCAACGGAACGTGCTCAAGCAGGACTCATGCGATGTGAATTGGTGGCACTTGAAAGTGGAACTGACTCTCCAGCGGCCCGGCTCTGTTATGAGCAGTATGCAAAGGAACTTGAGTCAAATCTTCAATCACCAGTAAGGGCTGATCTCTATGCTCTCGCACTTTACCGTTTTTACGCAGAGCAGCCTCTAGAGCGTCGCCTCTTGGGTTTTATGAGGCTGAGTTTAGAGTGTCCGGGAACGCCTGCTGGACTTAAGGCAATCAATTACCTGAAAGGGTACTGGAGCAGTCTGCCGGCTGGCGAGAGAATGAAAGCGTGGCAAGGCTGGGACCAGAGAACTTATCAAGAGAAGGTTGCTCGATGCTCTCCTGATAATAATAGTACGCAGGTCGTAGCCATTGTGGCACTCGAGCGGGCAAAGGCTTATTTAGAACTCGATAAACCCCAAGAAGCATTGCGTGTTTTCGAGAGTGTGTGGCCAGCCCTCGACCAAAGTGTTTGGTGGGACGACGTTGCTATTGTAAGAGCTGACGCCTACCGCTTGGCGGGAAACCCAGAAAAATCATTAAGCGTTTTAGAGCTATTTATCCTGCGGCGAGAATCTTCATTTTTTATAGGCTCTTATGAAAGTATCTTCTTTGACGAAGCGATGATGATGCGTGGGAAAATATTAAGCTCGATGGGTAAGCGGCCCGAAGCCCGTCAAGCTTATCTCGATTTGATTACGAAAGCTCCGGAGTCTCGTCTTTGCGACGATGCAGCCTACCTGTCGGCGCTTCTGGCTGAAGGAACGCGGCAAATTAAAGAACTTGAAATATTTTTGAAAAAATACCCCGAGTCACGATGGGTCCGTCAGGCTCAGTCGGTTATCAAACGATGA
- a CDS encoding serine hydroxymethyltransferase, producing the protein MNPLSHLLTEDPEIYTSVRNELVRQAEGIELIASENFVSRAVLETAGTVLTNKYAEGMPGRRYYGGCEMVDVAERLAEDRARELFGAEYANVQPHSGSQANMAVFMSALQPGDTVLAMDLDAGGHLTHGSPVNFSGRLYNFIPYGVREDNEQLDYDEIRSLALEHKPKMIIAGASAYSRVLDFEKFSAIAKEVGAKFMVDMAHIAGLVAAGVHPSPVPYADYVTSTTHKTLRGPRGGIILAKEEYAKQLNSAVCPRIQGGPLMHVIAAKAVAFKEAMKPDYKEYQEQICKNAKALGEALVAQGFRLVSGGTDNHVMLVDLRPKSMTGKVAEKALDKAGITVNKNKIPFDPEKPFVTSGIRVGTPAVTSRGMKEEAMARIGELIGEALLHPENDEHLEAVRGKVKELTAKYPLYADLLEATPAI; encoded by the coding sequence ATGAACCCGCTTAGTCATCTATTAACCGAAGATCCTGAAATTTATACCTCCGTACGCAACGAGTTGGTACGGCAAGCCGAAGGTATTGAGCTTATCGCCAGTGAAAACTTTGTAAGCCGCGCGGTCCTGGAAACCGCAGGCACAGTACTCACAAACAAGTATGCCGAAGGTATGCCGGGGCGCCGTTACTATGGCGGCTGTGAAATGGTCGATGTTGCAGAACGGTTGGCTGAAGACCGAGCGAGAGAGCTCTTCGGCGCGGAGTACGCAAATGTTCAGCCGCACTCTGGCTCGCAAGCCAACATGGCGGTGTTCATGTCGGCGCTCCAACCAGGTGACACTGTTTTGGCAATGGATCTTGATGCCGGTGGACACCTCACACACGGCTCACCCGTAAACTTTTCTGGACGTCTTTACAATTTCATTCCGTACGGCGTTCGAGAAGACAACGAACAGCTCGACTATGATGAGATTCGTTCGTTGGCGCTTGAGCACAAGCCCAAAATGATTATTGCCGGTGCAAGTGCTTATTCACGTGTATTAGATTTCGAAAAGTTCAGTGCCATCGCTAAAGAAGTGGGCGCGAAATTTATGGTCGACATGGCTCATATCGCAGGCCTTGTTGCTGCCGGTGTGCACCCAAGTCCAGTGCCCTACGCTGACTATGTGACCAGTACAACTCACAAGACTCTGCGGGGTCCTCGTGGCGGTATCATTCTGGCTAAAGAAGAGTATGCGAAGCAGCTCAACAGTGCAGTGTGTCCCCGAATCCAAGGTGGACCGTTGATGCACGTGATTGCGGCTAAAGCAGTTGCTTTCAAAGAAGCGATGAAGCCCGACTACAAAGAGTACCAAGAGCAAATTTGCAAGAATGCAAAAGCTCTCGGTGAAGCGCTGGTTGCTCAGGGTTTTCGCCTGGTTTCAGGTGGCACCGACAACCACGTAATGCTTGTAGACCTTCGTCCTAAGTCTATGACGGGCAAGGTTGCTGAGAAGGCGCTGGATAAGGCTGGGATTACAGTTAACAAAAACAAGATTCCTTTCGATCCAGAGAAGCCATTCGTGACAAGCGGTATCCGCGTTGGCACACCAGCGGTAACATCACGCGGGATGAAAGAAGAAGCGATGGCACGTATTGGTGAGCTCATCGGTGAAGCGCTTTTACATCCGGAAAATGATGAACACCTTGAGGCTGTGCGCGGCAAGGTTAAAGAACTCACCGCAAAGTATCCACTCTACGCAGACCTGCTAGAGGCAACTCCTGCAATTTAA
- the rpiB gene encoding ribose 5-phosphate isomerase B, with protein sequence MKVKITIGADHGGYLLKNLIVDHLKTNGHEVQDCGTHTSDSVDYPNFAKEVTSSITSETAELGILVCGSGIGMSMAANKVNGIRAALCFNAYMGRMTRAHNNANVLCLGERVLGSGTALDIVDAFVNTQFEGGRHQRRVDLVTELES encoded by the coding sequence ATCAAAGTGAAAATTACAATTGGCGCTGATCACGGTGGCTACCTGCTTAAGAATCTCATTGTCGACCATTTGAAAACGAATGGTCACGAGGTTCAAGACTGTGGGACCCATACGTCCGATTCTGTGGATTACCCCAATTTTGCCAAAGAGGTGACCTCATCGATTACGAGTGAGACTGCCGAACTGGGCATTCTGGTTTGTGGTTCGGGTATCGGCATGTCGATGGCAGCCAATAAAGTAAATGGCATCCGTGCTGCACTTTGTTTCAACGCCTACATGGGTCGCATGACCCGGGCTCATAATAATGCGAATGTCTTGTGTTTGGGAGAGCGTGTGCTCGGCTCAGGCACGGCACTTGATATTGTTGACGCATTCGTCAATACGCAATTTGAAGGTGGCCGCCATCAGCGCCGCGTCGATCTCGTTACTGAACTGGAGTCATGA
- the acpP gene encoding acyl carrier protein, which produces MLERKEIEARVKDIVVKQLGVEAEVVKAERSFVDDLGADSLDIVELVMNLEEEFGFDIPDDEAENIRTFGNAVEYILTNQT; this is translated from the coding sequence ATGCTCGAACGTAAAGAAATCGAAGCCCGAGTGAAAGACATTGTTGTGAAACAACTTGGCGTAGAGGCAGAAGTTGTCAAAGCCGAACGCTCATTTGTTGATGATCTGGGTGCTGATTCGCTCGACATCGTAGAGCTTGTCATGAACCTTGAAGAAGAGTTTGGCTTTGACATCCCTGACGATGAAGCAGAAAACATTCGCACATTTGGAAATGCTGTCGAATATATTCTGACCAATCAGACTTGA